The region gtggcaacctggcagatttggggcttgaaacagcatCATTCTGATTATTAGCCCTTTCCCTTAACTGCTTAGTTACCACTGGCTTAATAccacttgtttttttaaacaggatgtctaacaagctcatggtcaggtgtccaaataattttggctatatagtttatattagaATGCTGAACCAAGCTATACCTCAAAACCAGACTTGATTGTAAAAGAACGACTTTGTCTACTGAAATGCAACTTCCACTATTGCCAGAACTACAACCGCTTGTACTGAACTGGTACTGGTGATGATAAACTGGGTGAATAAATACCTTATCGGGGTCTTTACTCTCGCTGTCCCAGCTCGTCTCACTCGTGCCCCCCGTCGACCCCGACAGCCCTGTAGGCAGCGGCGGGGGCGGAGTCTGAGCGCACCCGCCACCCAGCGAAATCCCAGGATGCAGGTGAGAGGGCGCAGTTTTGGTGCAGCCGACCAACGGGAGCGAGCCGTGGAGGATGAACTGGGCCGAGGCGGGACCGGGGGGCGGGGCGTGTGACGGAGGCGGGGGAGGAGGGGGGATCTGGGacgaggaggaagaagaagagggGTGAGTCTGTGACTGGTTCTGGTTAGCCTGGGACAGGATCTGATTTCAAACAAACAGAACAGGATTTTCTGAGCTGAATATACATTTCAATACAAcagtgatttttattttatttatttatgtatttttggcTTTATCAGAGTGCACAGATCTCACCTGACTTGTGGCCTGAATGAACTCCTGTGCTTTGGCCCGGCTGGCGAGGTTGGCTTCTTCCATCTTGAACAGAAGAGCCGTCACTAGGACAGGAGAGGAAGGACAGATTAGATTCCAGATGAAAAACGTTGCATCTGTTCCAGTCCCATTGTGCATTACACTTCCATCAGTAATTAtcatattagtattatttatttattaagattttaatgtcatgttttacactttggttccattcatgacaggacaggtagttactttaatgtcaaacacagtcatggacaattttgtatcttcagttcacctcacttgcacgtctttggactgtaggaggaaaccagagctcccggaggaaactcacgcagacacggggagaacatgcaaactccacacagaaaggacccagaccgatccacctgggaaccgaccccaggaccttcttgctgtgaggcgacagtgctacccaccaacaTATTAGTATTAAGATTTGATTCAATACAAACCAGAAGCTGCTGAAAAATAAGTGACACTACGcacagtcaagcaggctttaCAGAGGCTGCTGCTCGTTAAAAAAGCCTTAAGCTTTACGGTGCTGATTTTGGAGGCACTGCAGCCTTTAACCCTTGATGAAGTAAAGCTTGTGTGACTGTGAACACTGACCCCTGTGTTCCAGCAGTTCTGATTCAGGGCAAATGGCATATTATCTCAGTGGACAGCAGTTTGTCGAGGGTCATCCAGAATCCTCGGTTAAGAACCACTGGTCTAGTTAAAGTTTGAAATAAAACTgatataaatgtttaattttaaaagttaattttAAGTTTAAAAATCAAGAATGAAGCCGTATGTATAAGTATgtactttaaaaaaacaacaacatacaTGCTAAAACGCCTCCAGCGGTGCAGTCCATGCCCGTCTGCAGGTTCCAGGGCAGGGGCTGAATGGCAGAGGGCAGCGGCGGCAGCGGTTTGGTTATCGAAGACGAAGACGACGACACCGAACCCGAAGAGGATGAGGAAGGTTCGACGGCTGGAGGAGGGATGGAGAGTGAAGCAGCCGACAGGGCTGAAGAAGTGGGGCATGGCGGTGATGCTTTCTGTTCGTCCGGTGACAGGGGTTTGGAGGCGGATTGTACAACAGCATCGCCCCTCGGGGACGGGGGGGTCGGGGGCGACTTTGACGGTGCCAGGGTGGCGGACTGTGACTGAGCCGGGCACTCCTCCGAATGGAACGAAGGTTCGGGTGTCTTGCAGCTGCTGTCTACAGTCTGCGAGTCCGGAGAGGACTCTCTAGTGTCTCGAGAGGGTGGCAAGGACAACGGGGGAGTGTGGGGGGGTGAGGACGATGGAGGAAGGACGCTGGTGGATGAGGTTGACGATGACGATGAAGATGATGACGAAGGCACGGGACCAAGAAGCGTCGAAGGAGGGCTGGATGGTTTGGGACCAGCTACACTGAGAGGCTGGATGTCAGGCGACGCTCCGGCCCAACCGGAGTTGCTGTTGGCACCTTTACCATCAGGACCATCTACGGTCACCCCCTTTTCCCGCGGTTTCTTCCCGGGTCTTCGCCTGCGCTTGGCTGCCAAGGACGACGTCGGTGAAGACGCCGACGACGACGTAGAGGTGGTCGAGCTCGGCTTGACCTTCTTTGACTTGAGTCCTGCTCCGTTGGCCGAGGAGAGGGTGCTGCGTTGTTTGCCAGTCTTGCTCAGTTCTTTGGCCCTGCCTGGTAGGGACAGCGGTTCTGAGCACGGTTTGAGAAACGGAGATCGACTTTCGTTGTCCCGACGAAACACCACAGCTATCGAGCCGCCCACCGAGGGTCCCGCGGGTCCGACGGGTCCTAGCAGGTCGAGACCCAGCTTAGCAGAGTTTCCCGTGGTGCTGCTGACGCCCTCTCGCACCAGCACGGACACTTTCGACTGCAGCTTAGCCTTTCTTCCGCCAGCTTTCTTAGATCTGCCCGAACGACTCGAGCTCTTCTTGCCCAGTTTGTCCTTCCCGGTCTTGCGCCCTCTCTTGGCGGAGGATGCAGAAGCAGAAGGTGGAAGGGAGTTGGTGTTGCCGGATGAGGCAGACAGAGAGGACGGTTTGCCTGCTTTCGGTCTGTGAGACGATGAGGCGGATGACTCGGTCTGACCCGGTTTCTTGCCCCCGGATCTGGATTTCTTCTTCTGGTGATGCCGGCTACTCCTTGGAGGTGAGGATTTGGGTTTGGGACTAGAAAGAAGGGGCTCAGGTGGAGGAGGAAGCAAGGGAGAATCCTCCAGCGAAGGGTAATCAGAGTCCAGTGCTTCACCGTCTAACGAGAGCAAGTCTGGCTCTGGGTGGTCCGACATGCGGTCGGATTCGTATCCGTGGTAGCGAAGAGGAGTGAGGGACGAGTTGTGAGATCGGCTCCGGTGCTCCTCTACTGGCCTGTCCTCGTCCTCAGAGTGTCTCCTCCGTTTCCTTCTGTGTCTGCGGGATTTGTCCGAGTCTTGAGGGCTTCTGCTGCAGACCCGAGCACGAGGAGGGGAGCTGGAAAGCCTGGTGGCGGGCGCAGGGGTGACAGTGATGGTGCGTTTTATGGCGAAAAGTTCGGGGCCGTTCAGATCCTGAATCGACGGAGGTACGACGGGTCGGCTGTTCCTCCTGTCGTGGTCCCTTTCTCGCCCTCGGTCTCTGTCCTGGTCTCTTCGTTCACTGCTGTCCCTTCTCCTTTTGGCATGCGCCCTCTCTCGGCTGCTCGACCTTCTGCTCCCTTCGTCCGGATCTCTCTTTCGCCCGTCTTTCGTTCTGGAGTCTCGTTCTCGGTCGCGATCATCCCTCCTTCTGTCTCTGTACCGATCCCTTTCCCTGTCTTTGTCCCCGTCCCGATCTCGTTCTCTGTCCTTATCTCGGTTACGCTCTCTGGACCAGGACCTGCGGCCGTGCCGCGAGGCATTGTGGGAGGTGTGCAGGACAGGTTCGGGAGTGCTGTGGTGCGTCGTCTTTCTTCCTCGACTGTGACTCCTGCTCCTCCTTCTCTCCTTGTCTTTTCCTTCTTTTCTGCTTCGCCTCTCAGGGTCTCGGTCTTTACTCTCCCCGCTTCCTCGACTGGACTCCCCCTTTCCGTC is a window of Trichomycterus rosablanca isolate fTriRos1 chromosome 22, fTriRos1.hap1, whole genome shotgun sequence DNA encoding:
- the scaf1 gene encoding splicing factor, arginine/serine-rich 19 isoform X3 codes for the protein MPRPSSICTSQRAPKTANSPLPSTPSASPSSPSSPSFPSSPSSTSPGRMETGYPEDEDGDHARNNRVSNASGDCVSSTSSSLAPSSSSNPSRQRPSSSRPYGNGQREDTGMEMYDPFQPTEGDGGPGAVEDEGDKYDPFEPTGSPVSKKEEEQEMDEEQEEGGSIQHDENEVSKMDLDDGPPTDWTDTLDPPVPSKDAPGQNRFIQLKKKTRERRKSSRDRREYDSEHSEIEEGEIVGAGESLREIEIRREVLLPSSGSPSFLAAGGLKPERILRVLDGEDFVSVRAEGEWEPEPAPQIGAGDLRRKLTNRRKQRFRSYPSSASVSPPPASTAAPVPSLSPPPAQPQPGEKSTSQKSSKSSKEKEGRKRKGQDKDKRKKRKDGKGESSRGSGESKDRDPERRSRKEGKDKERRRSRSHSRGRKTTHHSTPEPVLHTSHNASRHGRRSWSRERNRDKDRERDRDGDKDRERDRYRDRRRDDRDRERDSRTKDGRKRDPDEGSRRSSSRERAHAKRRRDSSERRDQDRDRGRERDHDRRNSRPVVPPSIQDLNGPELFAIKRTITVTPAPATRLSSSPPRARVCSRSPQDSDKSRRHRRKRRRHSEDEDRPVEEHRSRSHNSSLTPLRYHGYESDRMSDHPEPDLLSLDGEALDSDYPSLEDSPLLPPPPEPLLSSPKPKSSPPRSSRHHQKKKSRSGGKKPGQTESSASSSHRPKAGKPSSLSASSGNTNSLPPSASASSAKRGRKTGKDKLGKKSSSRSGRSKKAGGRKAKLQSKVSVLVREGVSSTTGNSAKLGLDLLGPVGPAGPSVGGSIAVVFRRDNESRSPFLKPCSEPLSLPGRAKELSKTGKQRSTLSSANGAGLKSKKVKPSSTTSTSSSASSPTSSLAAKRRRRPGKKPREKGVTVDGPDGKGANSNSGWAGASPDIQPLSVAGPKPSSPPSTLLGPVPSSSSSSSSSTSSTSVLPPSSSPPHTPPLSLPPSRDTRESSPDSQTVDSSCKTPEPSFHSEECPAQSQSATLAPSKSPPTPPSPRGDAVVQSASKPLSPDEQKASPPCPTSSALSAASLSIPPPAVEPSSSSSGSVSSSSSSITKPLPPLPSAIQPLPWNLQTGMDCTAGGVLALTALLFKMEEANLASRAKAQEFIQATSQILSQANQNQSQTHPSSSSSSSQIPPPPPPPSHAPPPGPASAQFILHGSLPLVGCTKTAPSHLHPGISLGGGCAQTPPPPLPTGLSGSTGGTSETSWDSESKDPDKYLKKLHTQERAVEEVKLAIKPYYQRKDINKEEYKDILRKAVHKICHSRTGEINPVKN
- the scaf1 gene encoding splicing factor, arginine/serine-rich 19 isoform X1; translated protein: MPRPSSICTSQRAPKTANSPLPSTPSASPSSPSSPSFPSSPSSTSPGRMETGYPEDEDGDHARNNRVSNASGDCVSSTSSSLAPSSSSNPSRQRPSSSRPYGNGQREDTGMEMYDPFQPTEGDGGPGAVEDEGDKYDPFEPTGSPVSKKEEEQEMDEEQEEGGSIQHDENEVSKMDLDDGPPTDWTDTLDPPVPSKDAPGQNRFIQLKKKTRERRKSSRDRREYDSEHSEIEEGEIVGAGESLREIEIRREVLLPSSGSPSFLAAGGLKPERILRVLDGEDFVSVRAEGEWEPEPAPQIGAGDLRRKLTNRRKQRFRSYPSSASVSPPPASTAAPVPSLSPPPAQPQPGEKSTSQKSSKSSKEKEGRKRKGQDKDKRKKRKDGKGESSRGSGESKDRDPERRSRKEGKDKERRRSRSHSRGRKTTHHSTPEPVLHTSHNASRHGRRSWSRERNRDKDRERDRDGDKDRERDRYRDRRRDDRDRERDSRTKDGRKRDPDEGSRRSSSRERAHAKRRRDSSERRDQDRDRGRERDHDRRNSRPVVPPSIQDLNGPELFAIKRTITVTPAPATRLSSSPPRARVCSRSPQDSDKSRRHRRKRRRHSEDEDRPVEEHRSRSHNSSLTPLRYHGYESDRMSDHPEPDLLSLDGEALDSDYPSLEDSPLLPPPPEPLLSSPKPKSSPPRSSRHHQKKKSRSGGKKPGQTESSASSSHRPKAGKPSSLSASSGNTNSLPPSASASSAKRGRKTGKDKLGKKSSSRSGRSKKAGGRKAKLQSKVSVLVREGVSSTTGNSAKLGLDLLGPVGPAGPSVGGSIAVVFRRDNESRSPFLKPCSEPLSLPGRAKELSKTGKQRSTLSSANGAGLKSKKVKPSSTTSTSSSASSPTSSLAAKRRRRPGKKPREKGVTVDGPDGKGANSNSGWAGASPDIQPLSVAGPKPSSPPSTLLGPVPSSSSSSSSSTSSTSVLPPSSSPPHTPPLSLPPSRDTRESSPDSQTVDSSCKTPEPSFHSEECPAQSQSATLAPSKSPPTPPSPRGDAVVQSASKPLSPDEQKASPPCPTSSALSAASLSIPPPAVEPSSSSSGSVSSSSSSITKPLPPLPSAIQPLPWNLQTGMDCTAGGVLALTALLFKMEEANLASRAKAQEFIQATSQILSQANQNQSQTHPSSSSSSSQIPPPPPPPSHAPPPGPASAQFILHGSLPLVGCTKTAPSHLHPGISLGGGCAQTPPPPLPTGLSGSTGGTSETSWDSESKDPDKYLKKLHTQERAVEEVKLAIKPYYQRKDINKEEYKDILRKAVHKICHSRTGEINPVKVSNLVKLYVQRYKYFRKHGRNMDEEDKEEREAASLHSST
- the scaf1 gene encoding splicing factor, arginine/serine-rich 19 isoform X2, translating into MPRPSSICTSQRAPKTANSPLPSTPSASPSSPSSPSFPSSPSSTSPGRMETGYPEDEDGDHARNNRVSNASGDCVSSTSSSLAPSSSSNPSRQRPSSSRPYGNGQREDTGMEMYDPFQPTEGDGGPGAVEDEGDKYDPFEPTGSPVSKKEEEQEMDEEQEEGGSIQHDENEVSKMDLDDGPPTDWTDTLDPPVPSKDAPGQNRFIQLKKKTRERRKSSRDRREYDSEHSEIEEGEIVGAGESLREIEIRREVLLPSSGSPSFLAAGGLKPERILRVLDGEDFVSVRAEGEWEPEPAPQIGAGDLRRKLTNRRKQRFRSYPSSASVSPPPASTAAPVPSLSPPPAQPQPGEKSTSQKSSKSSKEKEGRKRKGQDKDKRKKRKDGKGESSRGSGESKDRDPERRSRKEGKDKERRRSRSHSRGRKTTHHSTPEPVLHTSHNASRHGRRSWSRERNRDKDRERDRDGDKDRERDRYRDRRRDDRDRERDSRTKDGRKRDPDEGSRRSSSRERAHAKRRRDSSERRDQDRDRGRERDHDRRNSRPVVPPSIQDLNGPELFAIKRTITVTPAPATRLSSSPPRARVCSRSPQDSDKSRRHRRKRRRHSEDEDRPVEEHRSRSHNSSLTPLRYHGYESDRMSDHPEPDLLSLDGEALDSDYPSLEDSPLLPPPPEPLLSSPKPKSSPPRSSRHHQKKKSRSGGKKPGQTESSASSSHRPKAGKPSSLSASSGNTNSLPPSASASSAKRGRKTGKDKLGKKSSSRSGRSKKAGGRKAKLQSKVSVLVREGVSSTTGNSAKLGLDLLGPVGPAGPSVGGSIAVVFRRDNESRSPFLKPCSEPLSLPGRAKELSKTGKQRSTLSSANGAGLKSKKVKPSSTTSTSSSASSPTSSLAAKRRRRPGKKPREKGVTVDGPDGKGANSNSGWAGASPDIQPLSVAGPKPSSPPSTLLGPVPSSSSSSSSSTSSTSVLPPSSSPPHTPPLSLPPSRDTRESSPDSQTVDSSCKTPEPSFHSEECPAQSQSATLAPSKSPPTPPSPRGDAVVQSASKPLSPDEQKASPPCPTSSALSAASLSIPPPAVEPSSSSSGSVSSSSSSITKPLPPLPSAIQPLPWNLQTGMDCTAGGVLALTALLFKMEEANLASRAKAQEFIQATSQIPPPPPPPSHAPPPGPASAQFILHGSLPLVGCTKTAPSHLHPGISLGGGCAQTPPPPLPTGLSGSTGGTSETSWDSESKDPDKYLKKLHTQERAVEEVKLAIKPYYQRKDINKEEYKDILRKAVHKICHSRTGEINPVKVSNLVKLYVQRYKYFRKHGRNMDEEDKEEREAASLHSST